Below is a window of Vibrio fortis DNA.
AAGACCAATGCATTGATCTTAATGTGCGAGTGTCTGCGGCCGAGTGCGCGACACAGCTCGATATTACCAAGGTGTGACCCAAGAATGACCACTCCCTGCTCATTCTCGACCATGCTCTCAAACTGGTCTTGTCCATGAATCGTTAGGTTATCAACGGAGAAATCTCCCTTCCACGCAGCAAGTTTGTCGAGCATGGTATGGCCAAACGAAAGTAGGTGGTGATAACTGTCGAGATTGTTTGGCAAATCGATGTTGTGTTGCTCTGCGTAGAGCTTCAATGTATGCAGATAATGCTCAGACGCCTCGCGCGCGCGTTTGCCAGTGAGATGATAGTAACGCATCACGCCTTTGAGGATGAGGTTAAATACACCGCGTCCGAGGAGTGTGTAGATCATTAACAGTAATTTGATCCCCAGTACGGTTCCGCGTTCTTGGGTGCGAGACCAGTGGGGTTGATTACTTGCGTCTGCTGGAGCTTGCGCCGACGTTGGTTTACTAAAGTGGCGAGCAATCAGCTTTGGAGCGCGTGGTAGCATGCCGAAAAAGAGGCGAGTATGCATCCAACTGATTTTTACGTTGTCCCATAAAGCATCAAAGTGCGAGATGCCACCCTCTGGATAGATAACGCGCGTGTCGATAAAATCAATGTCACAGCCTTCCCAGTAGAGACGAACAAGAACCTCGATATCGAAGTCCATGCGTGAGCCAACATCGTATTTGTCGAGCACCGCTTGGGTAATCGCAATCGGATAGGCACGAAAGCCGCACATACTGTCTTTAATTGAGAAAGAGAGAGTCTCAATCCATACCCAAATGTGTGTGGCATAGCGGCCATAGAGGCGCGCCTTAGGCACACTGTCATCATAGACAGGCTGACCAGAAATAAGATGGGTTGGAGAAGCTTGCGATTTTTCCAGAAGCTTGGGCAGAGCCTTTAAATCGTGTTGACCATCAGCATCAATTTGAATGGCATGACTGAAACCAAGCTGCTGAGCACGTTCAATTCCTGCTTTTACTGCACCGCCTTTACCTTGGTTTTCCACTAGAGTAACCAAGGTCACATCATCTAATTCGGCCAATGGTTGTAGGTGCTGTTTGGTTTCGTTGTTGCTTCCGTCATCCACTAAGATAACAGGCAGTGCATAGCTTTTGAGGGATTCTATAACCGCTGCCACTGTAGAGCCGTGGTTGTAGCAGGGGATTAAAAAACAGGCTTGGTAGCTTGAACTGTTTTCAATACTCGCTGCGTTATTCACCTTTTTCTCCCAGTTTCATTTTGCCAGAAGAGTGAGTGCAGTTACCGCCATCAGACGTGTAATTGAACGCCAATTTCTGTTTATCCGAGTCCCAACTTAATGCCAAGGTCACTGTGGCATCAGGCAAGATAGGCTCTTGGAATTTGATCACTTCCATTCCCTTGAACTGAGATGGAACGGCTAACTCTTGGACAGCATAAGCGAGCGCCCAATCAATCTGAGTGACGCCGGGCAGGATAGGAAAATCCTTAAAGTGTCCCTTAAAGTCGGTTAAATCGGCATCCACTTGAAGCGTTAGTGTCGACTTAGTTGCTTCAGTCTCAATCTGTAAAATGGTTGGCTTTCTTTTGTCCATAACACTGGCTTTACTTTATTGTTGTCATAATGTCGCTTAGGGCGAACTACTGCGCGTTTATAATCTGTTCTATTTGCGGAGTGAGGCGCTTTCCTTGGCTATTGAGTGGGATCTCTTCAACCACTCTAAAACGCCTTGGTACCGCAATCGGTTCAAGCCACTTTCTTAGCTCATTGCGTAATAGTAACCAAAACTTGCCTTTACCGACACTGCTTAGCATCTGTTTTCCTTCATCGGAAAGAACGATGACAGAAGCGAGAATCAAACGATTGGGCTCTTCAAATGGGATAACGGCACACTCTTTAGTCCACGCTAGCTGATCAAGACGCTTTTCAACTTCAACCAAAGAGATACGTTTCTCTTCAATCTTGATAATCCGATCGGTTCGGCCTTTAAGAATGAATTGGCTGTCAGACACCATTTCACATTCGTCTGCCGTCTGATACCACTGCTCTTTATCGATATAAGGCGAAAGTAATTTGATGCAATTCTCTTGATTGAGTTGAGCCTTAATACAAGAGAAGAGCTGCCAAGGGGTTTGAGCATCAAGCTGCTGGCGGTAGGCAATTCCGCCTGTTTCTGTGCTGCCAAACACCTCAATCGGTAGTTCACCAAAAAGAGTGCGAGCCTGCTGGGCAGCTTCTAGCGGTAGTGGACCGCCAGATGAGAAAACACCCACCAAAGGCTTTGCACTTTGCTCTTGCGAGAGGCGTTTTAAAAGAGCAGGGCTGCTTACCAATACCATTTGTGAGTCGGCGTGCGAAACGATTTGCTCTGGATACTCTAAATTGAAGCGCGAAAAAGGGACGGATGAACAGAGCGGCCACAAGATGCGAAATAGTAAACCATAGATATGTTGATGCGAGACTGTACTGTGGACATGGCTGCCTGTAAGCATGGACTGCCAGTTTTTGCTCAGTTCAGCAATCTCAATATCAAGCTGCTCTAACGTTTTATGAATCGCTTTCGGTGTACCACTTGAGCCAGAAGTGAATAGAACCAATCTTACCGCGCGAAGATCGATAGATTTACTGACCAGTTCGCTCACTTCAGCCTGAAAGAGTTGATTGGTTAAGAGTAGTACGTTGGTATTGCTTACCACCTCAATGCTCTCATCGACCAATAGCAGGTCATACTCACGGCTTAGTTCCGAAAGAGCCTCCGGCTGGTAATTCCCTGGCAAAACAATCTGTTTATTGGACAATGCGCAGGCAATAAATGCGACCGTAAAAAGGTAGCTGTCTTGAGTGCAGATAGCGGTACGTTGAGCTGGGGA
It encodes the following:
- a CDS encoding glycosyltransferase family 2 protein, which produces MNNAASIENSSSYQACFLIPCYNHGSTVAAVIESLKSYALPVILVDDGSNNETKQHLQPLAELDDVTLVTLVENQGKGGAVKAGIERAQQLGFSHAIQIDADGQHDLKALPKLLEKSQASPTHLISGQPVYDDSVPKARLYGRYATHIWVWIETLSFSIKDSMCGFRAYPIAITQAVLDKYDVGSRMDFDIEVLVRLYWEGCDIDFIDTRVIYPEGGISHFDALWDNVKISWMHTRLFFGMLPRAPKLIARHFSKPTSAQAPADASNQPHWSRTQERGTVLGIKLLLMIYTLLGRGVFNLILKGVMRYYHLTGKRAREASEHYLHTLKLYAEQHNIDLPNNLDSYHHLLSFGHTMLDKLAAWKGDFSVDNLTIHGQDQFESMVENEQGVVILGSHLGNIELCRALGRRHSHIKINALVFTEHAERFNSVMKAVNPNSDLNLIQVSSMGPDTAILLQQKLEQGEWIVIVGDRTSTSKESRSVWAEFLGQEAPFPQGPFMLASVLKAPVFLLFGLRDDSSKKPHFNVYFEHFSDKIVLPRKTREQTLQQVVQQYADRLQHYTLKAPLQWYNFFNFWTLSNQHHDDKESK
- a CDS encoding AMP-binding protein; its protein translation is MNQSSRYTSLAQLFQANRPLDSVVCFDDKSQISWQEFQGDVAKLCRLLSDSPAQRTAICTQDSYLFTVAFIACALSNKQIVLPGNYQPEALSELSREYDLLLVDESIEVVSNTNVLLLTNQLFQAEVSELVSKSIDLRAVRLVLFTSGSSGTPKAIHKTLEQLDIEIAELSKNWQSMLTGSHVHSTVSHQHIYGLLFRILWPLCSSVPFSRFNLEYPEQIVSHADSQMVLVSSPALLKRLSQEQSAKPLVGVFSSGGPLPLEAAQQARTLFGELPIEVFGSTETGGIAYRQQLDAQTPWQLFSCIKAQLNQENCIKLLSPYIDKEQWYQTADECEMVSDSQFILKGRTDRIIKIEEKRISLVEVEKRLDQLAWTKECAVIPFEEPNRLILASVIVLSDEGKQMLSSVGKGKFWLLLRNELRKWLEPIAVPRRFRVVEEIPLNSQGKRLTPQIEQIINAQ
- a CDS encoding ApeI family dehydratase, which codes for MDKRKPTILQIETEATKSTLTLQVDADLTDFKGHFKDFPILPGVTQIDWALAYAVQELAVPSQFKGMEVIKFQEPILPDATVTLALSWDSDKQKLAFNYTSDGGNCTHSSGKMKLGEKGE